Genomic segment of Candidatus Edwardsbacteria bacterium:
GATTTTATTGGAGGTCAACACCTCGGGCGAGCCGCAGAAGTACGGGTTCCGGGCTGATGAGGTTATAGAGGCTTTAGATGTTATAAAGGATATACAGGGAATAAAGATTTTGGGGTTAATGACGGTGGGCCCGCTGAGCGATGATGCAGACAAGGTCAGAAGTTCGTTCAAGATACTGAAAAAAATATTCGATGAAATTAAGCTTCAAGCCATACCCAACATCGAAATGAAGCACCTATCCATGGGGATGTCGGGAGATTACCGGGTGGCCATCGAGGAGGGCTCCACCATGATTCGGGTGGGCAGCGCCATCTTCGGGAGCAGGGGCTGACTTTGCCACGGGGGCACAGAGTTTTTACTTTTAACCGTGAGTCATTGCGGGAAGACATCTACGCCTAACAAACAAAGCAAGCCGATCTACCATTCCCGGCAAAACGAGAATTCGAAAATATTTAAAATCTAAATGATTCTTTTGGCAAATTTCATAATCGCACTGGGAAAAGCGCTGGGCCTGGCCCTGGACGTCTACATGTGGGTGATCATCATCCGGGCGTTGATCTCCTGGGTCAACCCCGATCCCTTCAACCCCATCGTCCGGCTGCTGGTCCGGCTGACCGACCCGGTCCTAAGGCCCATCCGGAGGGGGATACCTCTGAATATCGGGCTGGACCTCTCGCCGATGCTGGCCATACTGGCCATATATTTCGTCAGAAATTTTCTGATCGCCAGCCTGATCGAATACGGCTATCGTTTAAAAATCTATTGAAATTAAGGAGGAGTGGCCATGAAACTGACCCCCCTGGATATAAGAAAACAGACCTTTAAGAAGAAGCCCATGGGCGGGCTGGACCCGGCCGAGGTGCAGGCTTTTCTGGAGATGGTGGCCGGAGAGTTCGAGGAGTTGGTCCGGGAGAACACCAGCCTGGCCGAGAGGATGCAGGGTCTGGACGGCAAGATAGACGATTACCGCCGGATGGAGAAGACCCTGCAGGACACCCTGATGTCGGCCCAGAAGACCTCGGATGAACTGCGGGATAACGCCGAACGGCGGGGCGAATTGTTCATCAAGGAGG
This window contains:
- a CDS encoding YggT family protein, which codes for MILLANFIIALGKALGLALDVYMWVIIIRALISWVNPDPFNPIVRLLVRLTDPVLRPIRRGIPLNIGLDLSPMLAILAIYFVRNFLIASLIEYGYRLKIY